A section of the Spirosoma pollinicola genome encodes:
- a CDS encoding DUF4468 domain-containing protein, translated as MELYQSVNVVSPSVGRRGPYWLKLIVIAWLIQGPVSLRTQAQAPQVLIYQLVPVDGESGDIVYTAVVPVTGASRTQLYNRAQRFLAHTLHTGSLVPMAHGAKHHINRCGIITLPHAQVGSSPPQDYRVTIELRVKAGRYRYRLSQFRAHPDSVGHGLPIRELYRCDQQTYDYSESKAQQLQAWNRSVKAYLSQLQEQMSDHQETEYYKPL; from the coding sequence ATGGAGCTCTACCAGTCAGTCAACGTTGTTTCGCCATCGGTTGGCCGACGCGGGCCCTATTGGCTCAAACTCATCGTCATCGCTTGGCTGATACAGGGGCCGGTCAGTCTCCGCACCCAGGCCCAAGCCCCTCAGGTATTGATCTACCAACTGGTACCCGTTGATGGCGAGTCAGGGGATATCGTTTACACAGCTGTCGTACCGGTAACCGGGGCGTCCAGGACGCAATTGTATAATCGAGCCCAACGCTTTCTGGCCCATACGCTCCATACCGGTTCGCTGGTGCCTATGGCTCATGGCGCAAAACACCACATTAACCGGTGCGGCATCATCACCTTGCCGCATGCCCAAGTAGGCTCGAGCCCGCCTCAAGACTACCGGGTGACCATCGAGCTAAGGGTCAAGGCGGGCCGGTATCGGTATCGCTTGAGTCAGTTCCGAGCTCATCCTGATTCGGTTGGCCATGGCTTGCCGATCCGGGAGTTATACCGATGTGACCAGCAAACGTATGACTATAGTGAATCGAAGGCTCAACAGCTGCAGGCATGGAATCGCAGTGTGAAGGCATACTTGAGCCAGCTTCAGGAGCAAATGAGTGACCATCAGGAGACGGAGTATTATAAACCCTTGTAA
- a CDS encoding RNA polymerase sigma factor, which yields MSSTSSTEEALVDNLRTHQSADFSRLYAAYAPALYGVLLRLVKDPARAEDLLQDAFIKIWLNRQHYDPAQGRLFTWLLTITRNVALDELRTKKKQLKASGYGYHQSDSVVLPTLIEGPLKGSLVSSLAPIYRAVVELMYYKGLTSQEAATHLKLPLGTVKTRARTALQQLKAQFRQDIQHYQVGTTSRSIQVCIPK from the coding sequence ATGAGCAGTACCTCCTCTACCGAAGAAGCACTGGTTGACAACCTACGAACTCACCAGTCAGCCGATTTCTCCCGGCTTTATGCGGCTTATGCGCCCGCTTTGTACGGCGTGCTGCTGCGACTGGTTAAGGATCCAGCACGGGCCGAAGATTTACTCCAGGATGCCTTTATCAAGATCTGGCTCAACCGCCAGCACTATGATCCCGCCCAGGGTCGATTGTTCACCTGGCTGCTGACCATCACCCGGAACGTGGCGCTGGATGAATTACGGACCAAAAAAAAACAGCTCAAAGCGAGCGGGTATGGGTATCATCAATCCGATTCGGTCGTTTTGCCCACCCTAATCGAGGGGCCGCTGAAGGGCTCGCTGGTCAGTTCACTGGCGCCTATTTACCGGGCCGTGGTCGAGTTGATGTATTATAAGGGTCTCACCAGTCAGGAAGCGGCGACCCACCTGAAGCTACCCCTGGGTACGGTCAAGACCCGGGCACGCACGGCCTTACAGCAGCTGAAAGCACAGTTCCGCCAGGACATCCAGCACTATCAGGTAGGTACGACTTCCAGGTCTATACAGGTATGCATACCTAAATAG
- a CDS encoding glycosyltransferase family 2 protein gives MEQIAAVVVTFNRLQDLTKCLASLQDQTRRPDSIYVINNGSTDGTAEWLGDQSGLSVLTQPNLGGAGGFATGIQQAYQDGYDWIWCMDDDCLAAPDALEQLLLSPNLGPCIKNCLSINARNKDELAFFVYKPNQTFRHVTDMTSRDMVYGVAAFFNGTLISSQVIKAIGIPDKKLFIWGDEVEYMTRAQKMGFPVVTIPKSVFYHPPSVDRDGIPWPGAWKNYYRVRNERRVFQNDHGNKYGFVMFLFWSMRATFEQLASSRKNRVYDFLLYGEAALDSLLNNFRKRPETILTLRLYRFMHK, from the coding sequence ATGGAACAAATTGCCGCCGTTGTCGTAACCTTTAATCGACTTCAGGATTTAACCAAGTGTCTTGCCAGCTTGCAGGACCAAACCAGACGACCAGACTCAATTTATGTGATCAATAACGGCAGTACGGACGGGACCGCCGAATGGCTTGGTGATCAGTCGGGCCTAAGCGTACTCACCCAGCCAAACCTGGGCGGAGCGGGTGGATTTGCCACCGGCATTCAGCAGGCTTACCAGGATGGCTATGACTGGATCTGGTGCATGGATGATGACTGCCTGGCAGCACCCGATGCGCTGGAACAGCTACTGCTTTCCCCAAACCTGGGGCCCTGTATTAAGAATTGTTTGTCGATTAATGCCCGCAATAAAGACGAACTGGCCTTCTTTGTCTACAAGCCTAATCAAACATTTCGCCACGTCACCGATATGACATCCCGGGATATGGTTTATGGAGTAGCCGCTTTCTTTAATGGGACCCTGATTAGCTCGCAGGTTATCAAAGCCATTGGCATACCCGATAAAAAGTTATTCATCTGGGGCGATGAAGTGGAGTATATGACCCGGGCCCAGAAGATGGGCTTTCCCGTGGTCACCATACCCAAATCCGTATTTTACCATCCCCCCAGCGTCGACCGTGATGGCATCCCCTGGCCGGGTGCCTGGAAAAACTATTACCGGGTTCGCAATGAACGGCGCGTGTTTCAAAATGATCACGGCAATAAATACGGCTTCGTCATGTTTTTGTTCTGGTCCATGCGGGCAACGTTCGAGCAACTGGCTTCTTCCAGAAAAAATAGGGTTTACGACTTTCTGTTATATGGGGAGGCCGCCCTGGATAGTCTGTTGAATAATTTCCGCAAGCGGCCCGAGACGATTTTGACGCTGCGACTTTACCGGTTTATGCATAAATAA
- a CDS encoding transposase yields MVKRRVFDEAFKEMAVELSYVKGSIQEAARELDIDPGRISKWRQRHKKNDQTLPANTTLTDEQQQIRRLQRELREAQI; encoded by the coding sequence ATGGTTAAACGACGTGTGTTTGACGAAGCATTCAAGGAAATGGCTGTCGAGCTGTCTTATGTAAAAGGATCAATTCAAGAAGCCGCCCGCGAATTGGACATCGATCCAGGACGAATCAGCAAATGGAGACAACGCCACAAAAAAAACGATCAAACGTTGCCTGCCAATACCACACTTACTGACGAACAGCAACAGATCAGAAGGTTGCAACGAGAGCTTCGAGAAGCTCAGATCTAG
- a CDS encoding LytTR family transcriptional regulator DNA-binding domain-containing protein, whose protein sequence is MQYPALITHILGANNYSWVHFQSGEKKLLSKSISYFGQQLPDFVRIHKSVLVNPVHVQSLYPPPTSKKGGAIQLSTGEQLPIGRRQWLAAQAFLLNCPVVDSAQPSRGRGPSVTDSAALPAPLGAQFIESQPPIIFMTDELDAASLLEELIDSCPLGQRI, encoded by the coding sequence TTGCAGTATCCGGCTTTAATTACACACATACTTGGTGCCAATAACTACAGTTGGGTCCATTTCCAGAGCGGCGAAAAAAAACTCCTATCCAAGTCCATCAGCTACTTCGGCCAACAGCTGCCTGACTTCGTCCGGATCCATAAAAGCGTTTTAGTAAATCCGGTCCATGTTCAATCCCTATACCCCCCACCCACATCGAAGAAGGGCGGGGCAATTCAACTAAGCACGGGTGAGCAGCTTCCCATTGGCCGTCGACAATGGTTGGCGGCTCAGGCGTTTCTGCTCAACTGCCCGGTGGTAGATTCCGCTCAGCCAAGCAGGGGTCGTGGTCCATCCGTGACCGACAGCGCAGCGCTACCCGCGCCTTTAGGCGCTCAGTTTATTGAGTCACAACCTCCGATTATATTCATGACGGATGAGCTGGATGCAGCGTCCTTGCTGGAGGAGCTGATTGACTCTTGCCCATTAGGTCAACGTATTTAA
- a CDS encoding response regulator, with protein MMPGTFPILLVDDDPHIADLLSRSARDHFPEAEFIHVTSFEDASCYLSDLTGRGPVLVLLDINLNIGPSGLEFLHLIRTHPQGTLLPVIILSSSQEDADKKAAWLAGATAFTQKPDTYSGWKEYVSQLRSYWYQTATVPRVWFEKEKWTEQD; from the coding sequence ATGATGCCTGGTACCTTCCCCATTTTATTAGTCGATGATGATCCCCACATCGCTGACCTGTTGAGCCGGTCGGCCCGGGACCATTTCCCCGAAGCGGAATTTATTCATGTAACCAGCTTCGAGGATGCCTCCTGCTATTTAAGTGATCTAACCGGTCGGGGCCCGGTATTAGTGCTACTAGATATCAATCTAAATATTGGCCCCAGCGGCCTGGAGTTTCTGCATTTGATTCGAACTCATCCCCAGGGTACGTTATTGCCCGTCATTATTCTGTCCTCCAGCCAGGAAGACGCCGATAAGAAGGCCGCCTGGTTAGCTGGAGCAACTGCCTTCACCCAGAAACCAGACACCTACAGCGGCTGGAAAGAATACGTCAGTCAGCTACGAAGCTACTGGTATCAGACGGCTACGGTGCCTAGAGTCTGGTTCGAAAAAGAAAAGTGGACGGAACAGGATTAA
- a CDS encoding alpha/beta hydrolase, which produces MSNISPTARLLQGLFACLFTLTLLACQDHRIPQPGQIIQPTGPKPDWGPTIGPQMQAVIEELGRLSPTPLNELTPQQARLQPSFKDAVNSLLDKNHIPRPSANVTVSQQMIPGAGGTPIRIVVYTPNNVSGVLPLIVYYHGGGWVVASPEVYEYSTLALAEETGAVVVSVDYRLAPENKFPTAHEDAFAAYTWVKQHAASLNGNPDKVAVAGESAGGNMAITVSMMARDQNISLPVHILSVFPVANNDLNTPSYNQYANAKPLNRPLVQYFTSNYFNSPADGDSPLISLVDVANLNGLPPTTIIGAEIDPLQSEGMQLRDKLQSAGVQVTYQLFTGATHEFFGMYAIVPQAQQAQELAATQLRNAFK; this is translated from the coding sequence ATGTCGAACATTTCCCCAACCGCACGCCTGCTTCAAGGCCTATTCGCTTGCCTGTTTACCCTGACCCTATTGGCCTGTCAGGATCACCGCATCCCCCAACCCGGTCAGATTATTCAACCCACCGGACCCAAGCCCGACTGGGGTCCCACTATTGGCCCTCAGATGCAGGCGGTCATCGAAGAGCTGGGACGGCTTAGCCCCACCCCCCTCAACGAGTTAACGCCCCAACAGGCCCGATTGCAACCATCCTTCAAGGATGCGGTCAACTCACTGCTCGATAAAAACCATATTCCCCGGCCGAGCGCCAATGTTACCGTGAGCCAGCAGATGATTCCGGGGGCGGGTGGCACACCCATTCGGATCGTGGTCTATACGCCCAATAATGTATCGGGGGTATTACCCCTCATCGTGTACTATCACGGCGGCGGCTGGGTCGTTGCCAGTCCCGAAGTGTATGAGTACTCAACACTGGCATTAGCCGAAGAGACCGGTGCCGTCGTTGTTTCGGTCGATTATCGACTAGCGCCGGAGAACAAATTTCCAACGGCGCATGAAGATGCCTTTGCGGCCTATACCTGGGTTAAGCAGCATGCCGCCAGCTTGAATGGCAATCCCGACAAAGTAGCCGTAGCCGGTGAGAGTGCGGGTGGAAATATGGCTATTACGGTCAGCATGATGGCCCGTGACCAAAACATCAGCTTGCCGGTGCATATCCTGTCGGTATTTCCGGTAGCCAACAATGACCTCAATACGCCCTCTTATAATCAGTATGCGAACGCCAAGCCATTGAATCGTCCGTTGGTCCAGTACTTCACCAGTAATTATTTTAACTCCCCCGCCGATGGGGATAGCCCCCTGATCTCCCTGGTTGATGTGGCTAACCTAAACGGACTGCCTCCTACCACCATTATCGGAGCGGAGATTGACCCCCTGCAAAGTGAGGGCATGCAGCTGCGCGATAAGCTTCAGTCAGCGGGGGTCCAGGTGACTTATCAGCTGTTTACGGGGGCTACCCATGAGTTTTTTGGCATGTACGCCATCGTGCCCCAGGCACAACAGGCCCAGGAGCTAGCCGCTACCCAGCTGCGCAATGCCTTCAAGTAG
- a CDS encoding recombinase family protein, giving the protein MAKKPTTSTADTGQLRYVAYYRVSTRAQGDSCLGLEGQRAAVAGYVKGSDRRAVILAEYTEVESGKSNQRAELAAAIDRAKKENAILVIAKLDRLSRNASFIFTLRDSGVNFQCVDMPNANTLTIGIFATLAQHERELISSRTRAALQAKIAQGAVLGKPENMTPQAQAKGAAANRQRAIDNFESRKAEGLAKELRRGKKTYTEIAEKLNQFGFKTAQDCAFYPMQVKRLLDRVMVD; this is encoded by the coding sequence ATGGCGAAGAAACCAACTACCTCGACGGCCGACACTGGCCAACTTAGATACGTAGCGTACTACCGGGTATCCACCCGGGCGCAGGGTGATTCATGCTTAGGGCTTGAAGGTCAACGCGCGGCCGTAGCTGGCTACGTGAAAGGGTCGGACCGTCGAGCGGTTATACTGGCTGAGTACACTGAGGTCGAATCAGGCAAGAGCAACCAACGTGCGGAATTAGCAGCGGCCATCGACCGGGCTAAGAAAGAGAACGCGATTTTAGTGATTGCCAAGCTCGACCGTTTGAGTCGTAACGCGTCGTTCATCTTCACGCTGCGGGATTCGGGCGTAAACTTTCAGTGTGTGGATATGCCAAACGCCAACACCCTGACCATTGGTATCTTTGCGACGCTGGCACAGCACGAACGGGAATTAATAAGCAGTCGTACTAGGGCAGCTCTACAGGCTAAGATTGCGCAGGGTGCTGTTCTGGGTAAGCCCGAGAACATGACGCCTCAGGCGCAGGCTAAGGGCGCAGCAGCCAACCGGCAGCGGGCTATTGACAACTTTGAATCCCGTAAAGCGGAGGGGCTAGCCAAAGAACTACGAAGAGGCAAGAAGACCTATACCGAGATCGCAGAGAAACTTAATCAGTTTGGGTTTAAAACGGCCCAGGACTGCGCATTTTACCCCATGCAGGTGAAGCGCCTTTTAGATCGAGTTATGGTCGATTAA
- a CDS encoding MBL fold metallo-hydrolase, with the protein MYPILWLLLTGSILPAPSTPPRRQEPLLACWTRQVKPIQEHYLRFTYIEQRNELEHSAQPWQQTPYQARGIIWINAANFRQIDTVRNLTRQKTYVAKTQASAQALLLIEPGEDKLAPVTPERLLQQTIQAARYSPIGLIEYFYRHHIPQDRKRSTADQACYSTTMNKTLVRLFIRQSDGLLTQLVTVQADDMLGDVLSTITYHDYTWVGASQQPTRMTIDKINGKLYDQVQLSPGTLLSEAPQLMAMPADFQWQTPQAPKPAAQVEHYNDHLYFINLPHTDDKVMVVEFKDFMLVAEAPLSSQNGELIIREVRRLAPTKPIRYFVFGHHHPHYLGGVRPFVHKGATILCSPGNEAYVQYLTSAPHQLQPDSLARAPKALKLEEVGTHKTITDGQLRLDIYLIGSQSAHTNDYLIYYFPGEQLLFEDDSVWLAKTGMPARASARQVGLYEAIEHLGLAVGTIIQSWPVSDYGVKTVIPFADLKASMPVK; encoded by the coding sequence ATGTACCCTATTCTGTGGCTCCTCCTGACTGGCTCAATCCTGCCTGCCCCATCCACACCACCACGCCGGCAGGAACCACTGCTGGCCTGCTGGACCAGACAAGTGAAACCCATTCAAGAGCACTATCTACGCTTTACCTACATTGAACAGCGAAATGAACTCGAACATAGTGCCCAGCCCTGGCAACAGACGCCCTATCAAGCCAGGGGTATTATCTGGATCAATGCCGCCAACTTTCGCCAAATCGATACCGTACGCAATCTCACCCGCCAGAAAACCTACGTTGCCAAAACCCAGGCCTCAGCCCAGGCATTGCTGCTCATCGAGCCCGGTGAGGATAAACTAGCCCCCGTTACCCCCGAAAGACTGCTGCAACAGACCATCCAGGCGGCTCGCTATTCCCCCATTGGCCTCATTGAGTACTTCTATCGCCATCATATTCCTCAGGATCGTAAACGAAGTACGGCGGATCAGGCTTGTTACAGCACCACCATGAACAAAACACTAGTCCGGCTATTCATTCGTCAATCGGATGGTCTGCTGACTCAGCTAGTTACCGTGCAGGCGGATGATATGTTGGGCGATGTACTCAGCACCATCACCTACCATGACTATACCTGGGTGGGAGCCAGCCAGCAGCCAACCCGAATGACGATCGATAAGATCAATGGCAAACTCTATGATCAGGTTCAACTAAGTCCGGGTACCCTGTTGAGTGAGGCCCCCCAACTGATGGCGATGCCCGCCGACTTTCAGTGGCAAACCCCGCAAGCGCCTAAACCTGCGGCCCAGGTAGAACATTACAATGACCACCTGTATTTTATCAACTTACCCCACACCGACGACAAAGTGATGGTAGTGGAGTTTAAAGACTTTATGCTGGTGGCTGAAGCCCCGCTGTCGAGCCAGAATGGTGAGCTGATTATCCGCGAAGTTCGTCGACTGGCCCCCACCAAGCCCATCCGGTATTTCGTCTTTGGCCATCATCATCCCCACTACCTGGGGGGTGTGCGCCCCTTTGTCCACAAAGGGGCGACCATTCTGTGCAGCCCGGGTAACGAGGCTTATGTGCAGTACCTGACGTCAGCGCCTCACCAGTTGCAACCCGACAGTTTGGCGCGGGCTCCCAAAGCGCTCAAGCTGGAAGAGGTGGGTACCCATAAAACGATCACCGATGGTCAGTTGCGATTGGATATCTATTTAATCGGCTCTCAGTCCGCTCACACCAATGATTATCTTATTTATTATTTTCCGGGGGAGCAGCTCCTCTTTGAGGATGACTCGGTGTGGTTAGCCAAGACCGGTATGCCTGCCAGGGCCAGTGCGCGTCAGGTAGGCTTGTACGAAGCCATAGAGCACTTAGGCTTAGCCGTTGGGACTATCATTCAGTCGTGGCCCGTTTCGGACTACGGGGTCAAGACGGTGATTCCCTTTGCGGACTTGAAAGCGTCGATGCCGGTTAAATAA
- a CDS encoding response regulator, with amino-acid sequence MEPDNNAVVAEHNFAQATLLVVEDNPDIWLIVSLMLRRHLPEVSVKHVVNAHQALDYLDQNISDQGLLPKLILHNLYLPLLIDGLDSLEAIRTKLLGCHCQQIPILVMSSSTDPEDIRRAYSSGASGFYLKPLTAAEWSTYFERLRTFWWETIMLPLA; translated from the coding sequence ATGGAACCTGACAATAATGCGGTGGTCGCTGAACACAATTTCGCGCAAGCTACCTTACTCGTTGTCGAAGACAACCCGGACATCTGGCTTATTGTCAGTTTGATGCTCAGAAGGCATCTACCCGAAGTGAGTGTAAAGCACGTTGTTAATGCTCACCAAGCGCTCGACTATCTGGACCAAAATATTTCTGACCAGGGCTTATTGCCAAAGCTTATCCTGCATAACCTGTACTTACCCTTATTAATTGACGGCCTCGATTCATTGGAAGCCATCCGGACTAAGCTCCTGGGGTGTCATTGCCAGCAAATACCCATTCTGGTCATGAGTTCATCGACCGACCCCGAAGACATCCGCCGGGCTTATAGTAGCGGGGCCAGCGGCTTTTATCTCAAGCCATTGACTGCCGCTGAGTGGAGCACTTATTTTGAGCGACTACGCACCTTCTGGTGGGAAACGATTATGCTCCCTTTGGCGTAA
- a CDS encoding response regulator: MPASWPDAANLPALLLLDARTNTQDRFLTLQRIKQAPSLRHLPIIIFVLPIDSLISQCYGWQANSVIGLSATASLVPFLAGICRYWLQVNISPTG; the protein is encoded by the coding sequence ATGCCCGCTAGTTGGCCCGATGCCGCTAATCTACCGGCTTTGCTATTGCTAGATGCGCGGACCAACACCCAGGATCGGTTCTTGACGCTGCAGCGGATCAAACAGGCTCCTTCCCTACGCCATTTGCCTATCATCATTTTTGTCTTACCGATCGATTCATTGATTAGTCAGTGCTATGGGTGGCAAGCCAACTCTGTTATTGGTTTGTCAGCCACCGCTTCGCTGGTTCCGTTTCTGGCAGGCATCTGTCGGTACTGGCTTCAAGTAAACATATCGCCAACAGGCTGA
- a CDS encoding PAS domain-containing sensor histidine kinase produces the protein MTGDQQPFNFSTNLTQRLNVDLALEAAGLGIWEFDLVTGGINWDERCRALYGFTQDTQIAYEKFIECVHPDDIILLGEELQRLAALGSNGRYDVTYRVNTIQDGRLRWIRSYGQATFAKSGELIRFAGVAQDITPQILAQQQLEQTQQQLVRLFEEAPVGIASISGDDLRFRSANPYYGDIIGRSPQQLIGKTLFDAIPEVQGQGFDERLRQVIATGQSLTAQEVPAQLNRHGRLETAYVNFTYQLQRPNDSHSSDVLMIATDVTLQVLARQQLEESEARFRFLIEEAPIATCLFVGRELRIEVANERMIQVWGKGAGVLGVPLADALPELRDQHFLTTIDEVFTTGEPFSTKAGRADLVIEGQLQTFYFDYDFKALRNADDQVYAIMEMATDVTAQVVTRQALEASEAFARDLLYSSPVANLVFVGPEMVINTINEGMLAMLGRDKSIIGQPFMKAMPELIDTPLMDRLHHVLTTGETFHQPEERIDLIRQGEPYTGFYHYIYTALRDKLGKPTGVVVTAIEVTTQVLARQAVEESEARYRRLSEELDLQVQARTEELETTNEELEATNEELAANNEELTASSEEVIAINLHLEESNLHLTRSNENLEQFAYIASHDLQEPLRKIQQFGDLLKTRYVGSAGDELLYLERMQGAASRMSLLIKDLLTFSRISTSQVMTRPVLLSEVISQVVDDLSVAIEESGAQIQVDTLPTVQGDRSQLSQLFQNLLSNAVKFRHRATAGQVVTPRISVRSSVVLRHELPALLQVPRYAEAYHRIEVADNGIGFDEKYADRIFQVFQRLHGKNEFAGTGIGLAVVQKVVTNHGGTITASSQPGKGATFCVYLPL, from the coding sequence ATGACTGGCGATCAGCAGCCCTTTAATTTTTCTACCAATCTTACTCAGCGACTCAACGTTGACTTGGCCCTCGAAGCAGCTGGTCTGGGCATCTGGGAATTTGACTTAGTAACGGGTGGGATCAACTGGGATGAACGGTGCCGGGCACTCTATGGCTTCACGCAGGATACTCAGATCGCTTACGAGAAATTTATTGAGTGTGTGCATCCTGATGATATAATTCTGCTGGGGGAAGAACTTCAACGCTTGGCGGCTTTGGGCTCCAATGGTCGTTATGACGTGACCTACCGCGTCAATACTATTCAGGATGGTCGCCTGCGCTGGATACGCTCGTATGGACAGGCCACGTTCGCCAAATCGGGCGAGTTGATTCGCTTTGCGGGGGTGGCTCAGGATATTACTCCGCAGATACTGGCCCAACAGCAGCTTGAACAAACTCAACAACAGCTAGTACGCCTGTTTGAGGAAGCCCCCGTGGGCATTGCCTCCATCAGCGGAGACGATCTGAGGTTTCGCTCAGCCAACCCCTACTATGGTGACATCATAGGCCGTTCGCCTCAGCAACTCATCGGAAAGACCCTATTTGACGCGATCCCTGAAGTCCAGGGGCAGGGATTTGATGAGCGACTGCGCCAAGTAATAGCCACAGGCCAATCCTTAACAGCTCAGGAAGTGCCCGCTCAACTGAATCGACACGGGCGATTGGAAACGGCATACGTCAACTTCACCTACCAGCTCCAACGGCCTAATGATAGTCATTCGTCTGATGTCTTAATGATCGCCACTGATGTCACCCTACAGGTACTGGCCCGCCAGCAACTAGAAGAAAGTGAAGCCCGCTTCCGCTTCCTGATCGAGGAGGCTCCCATCGCTACCTGTTTATTTGTGGGCCGGGAGCTGCGCATTGAGGTGGCCAACGAGCGGATGATTCAGGTGTGGGGCAAAGGCGCCGGCGTGTTGGGTGTACCCCTGGCCGATGCGCTGCCCGAACTCCGGGACCAGCATTTTCTAACGACGATCGATGAGGTGTTCACCACCGGAGAGCCCTTCTCGACCAAAGCGGGGCGGGCGGATCTGGTCATTGAGGGTCAGCTCCAGACCTTCTATTTCGACTACGATTTTAAAGCCTTGCGGAACGCCGATGATCAGGTCTATGCCATCATGGAAATGGCAACGGATGTTACGGCGCAGGTAGTGACCCGGCAGGCGCTGGAAGCCAGCGAGGCCTTCGCCCGCGATCTGCTTTACAGTTCCCCGGTGGCCAACCTGGTCTTTGTGGGCCCCGAGATGGTTATCAACACGATTAATGAAGGCATGCTGGCCATGCTGGGACGGGATAAATCCATCATAGGTCAACCGTTTATGAAAGCCATGCCTGAACTGATCGATACACCCCTGATGGATCGGCTGCATCACGTGTTGACAACCGGTGAGACGTTTCATCAGCCTGAAGAGCGGATTGACTTGATTCGCCAAGGCGAGCCCTATACCGGCTTTTACCATTACATCTACACGGCACTGCGGGATAAATTGGGCAAGCCCACCGGCGTGGTTGTCACGGCCATTGAAGTCACTACTCAGGTACTGGCCCGCCAGGCGGTAGAAGAAAGCGAAGCCCGATACCGCCGCTTATCCGAAGAGTTGGACTTGCAGGTTCAGGCGCGTACCGAGGAGTTAGAGACGACCAACGAAGAGTTAGAGGCAACCAACGAAGAATTAGCGGCCAATAATGAAGAATTGACGGCCTCCTCCGAAGAGGTCATCGCTATCAATCTGCATCTTGAGGAGTCCAACCTGCATCTGACCCGCTCGAATGAGAACCTCGAACAGTTCGCCTACATTGCCTCCCATGATCTGCAGGAGCCCCTGCGTAAAATTCAACAGTTTGGCGATTTGCTCAAGACTCGCTATGTTGGCTCAGCCGGGGACGAACTGCTTTACCTGGAGCGGATGCAGGGTGCTGCCAGTCGCATGTCCCTGCTGATCAAAGACCTGTTAACGTTCTCCCGTATCTCAACAAGTCAGGTCATGACCCGGCCAGTACTTCTGAGCGAAGTGATTAGTCAAGTAGTCGATGATTTATCGGTGGCCATCGAGGAGAGTGGCGCACAGATTCAGGTGGATACCTTACCGACTGTGCAGGGGGACCGTTCCCAATTAAGTCAACTCTTTCAAAATCTATTATCGAATGCAGTCAAGTTTCGCCATCGGGCTACGGCCGGGCAGGTGGTGACGCCCCGGATCAGTGTGCGGTCCAGTGTTGTACTCAGGCATGAGCTGCCCGCTTTACTTCAGGTTCCACGGTATGCCGAGGCGTATCACCGTATTGAAGTGGCCGATAATGGCATTGGTTTCGATGAGAAGTATGCGGACCGGATCTTCCAGGTGTTCCAGCGGCTGCACGGCAAGAATGAGTTTGCTGGTACGGGCATTGGTTTGGCTGTGGTGCAGAAAGTAGTCACCAATCATGGAGGTACTATCACGGCCAGCAGTCAGCCGGGAAAAGGCGCTACCTTCTGCGTTTATCTACCCCTGTAG
- a CDS encoding DinB family protein, translated as MNRLSFLKNLLGTGLLPAAALARPVPIDLESEAQRVRRELLEAWARSEMLTLITATQMPAESYDFKYTPEAMTFAEQWRHCCQFTTTLLADRLGIADPYKNGRDLSKAVTKQQVLDEVKALYAFMRQTITTIPDAKLFEQADFVGGMVPNWRYLYAMENHIIHHRGQCMVYLRMNGVTPEGYLGW; from the coding sequence ATGAACCGACTCTCTTTCCTCAAAAACCTCCTGGGCACCGGCCTGCTACCTGCGGCGGCCCTTGCCCGCCCCGTCCCCATCGACCTCGAATCCGAAGCCCAGCGCGTGCGCCGGGAGTTACTCGAGGCTTGGGCTAGGTCTGAAATGCTCACCCTGATCACGGCCACACAGATGCCGGCCGAGTCATACGACTTCAAATACACGCCCGAAGCCATGACCTTTGCCGAGCAGTGGCGGCATTGCTGCCAGTTCACAACAACGCTCCTGGCAGATCGGCTGGGCATTGCCGATCCCTATAAAAACGGCCGCGACCTGTCAAAGGCAGTGACTAAGCAACAGGTACTGGATGAGGTGAAAGCGCTCTACGCCTTTATGCGGCAAACCATCACGACAATACCGGATGCAAAGCTTTTTGAGCAGGCTGATTTTGTGGGGGGTATGGTTCCGAACTGGCGGTACCTCTACGCGATGGAGAATCACATTATCCACCATCGCGGGCAGTGCATGGTCTATCTTCGGATGAACGGCGTTACGCCCGAAGGCTACCTGGGCTGGTAG